In the Mycolicibacterium thermoresistibile genome, one interval contains:
- a CDS encoding SRPBCC family protein, with amino-acid sequence MQGSVTVSMAAPAERIWDLIADVRNTGRFSPETFEAEWLDGATGPALGARFRGHVRRNEIGPVYWTTCRVTACEPGREFGFEVLVGDRPVNNWHYRLTPVDGGTEVTESFRLNDVAPLRLIMPVWGPWRRRRNVRDMRRTLERIKAVVEAPDA; translated from the coding sequence GTGCAGGGATCGGTGACCGTGTCGATGGCCGCGCCGGCGGAGAGGATCTGGGATCTCATCGCCGATGTCCGCAACACCGGGCGGTTCTCGCCGGAGACGTTCGAAGCCGAATGGCTCGACGGCGCAACGGGACCCGCGCTGGGCGCCCGGTTCCGGGGACATGTCCGTCGTAACGAGATCGGACCGGTGTACTGGACGACGTGCCGGGTGACCGCCTGCGAACCCGGCCGGGAGTTCGGTTTCGAGGTGCTCGTCGGCGACCGCCCGGTGAACAACTGGCACTACCGGCTGACGCCGGTCGACGGCGGCACCGAGGTCACCGAATCCTTCCGGCTCAACGACGTCGCCCCGCTGCGGCTCATCATGCCGGTGTGGGGTCCGTGGCGGCGCCGGCGCAACGTCCGCGACATGCGCCGAACCCTGGAGCGGATCAAAGCGGTGGTCGAAGCGCCCGACGCGTGA
- a CDS encoding cytochrome P450: MGIAARVNGAAPPPVPLADINLGDWTFWALDDDIRDGAFATLRREAPISFHPEYVDGGGTGHWALTRYDDVFHASRHPEVFSSASGITLGEQNPDLTEYFGSMIAMDDPRHGRLRGIVRSAFTPRVVARTEESVRRRARRLVAAMVAGHPAGAAELVSAFAGPLPLQVICDMMGIPETDHQQIFHWTNVILGFGDPDLTTDYDEFVQVAVDIGGYATDLAEQRRKNPGPDLTTSLVQAEVDGEQLTSADIASFFILLVVAGNETTRNAISHGMLALTRHPDQRQDWWDHFDEVTPTAVEEIVRWASPVTYMRRTVTRDTELRGVRMAAGDKVTLWYGSANRDESRFSDPWLFDVRRHPNPHVGFGGGGVHFCLGANLARREIAVAFDELRRQVPDIEVTEEPDRLHSAFIHGIKRLPVAWTPG; the protein is encoded by the coding sequence ATGGGGATCGCGGCGCGGGTGAACGGGGCCGCGCCACCACCGGTGCCGCTGGCCGACATCAATCTCGGCGACTGGACGTTCTGGGCACTCGACGACGACATCCGCGACGGCGCCTTCGCCACCCTGCGCCGGGAGGCGCCCATCTCTTTCCACCCCGAGTACGTCGACGGCGGCGGCACCGGCCACTGGGCGCTCACCCGCTACGACGACGTCTTCCACGCCAGCCGGCACCCCGAGGTGTTCAGCTCCGCCTCCGGAATCACCCTCGGTGAGCAGAATCCCGATCTGACCGAGTATTTCGGCTCGATGATCGCCATGGACGATCCCCGCCACGGCCGGCTGCGCGGAATCGTCCGCAGCGCGTTCACCCCGCGGGTGGTCGCCCGCACCGAGGAGTCGGTGCGGAGAAGGGCCCGCCGCCTGGTCGCCGCCATGGTGGCCGGCCATCCCGCCGGTGCGGCCGAGTTGGTCAGCGCATTCGCCGGCCCGCTGCCACTCCAGGTCATCTGCGACATGATGGGCATCCCGGAGACCGACCATCAGCAGATCTTCCACTGGACGAACGTGATCCTGGGTTTCGGGGACCCGGATCTGACCACCGACTACGACGAATTCGTCCAGGTGGCCGTGGACATCGGCGGCTACGCCACCGACCTGGCCGAGCAGCGCCGCAAGAACCCCGGTCCGGATCTGACCACCAGCCTGGTGCAGGCCGAGGTGGACGGCGAGCAGTTGACGTCGGCCGACATCGCCTCGTTCTTCATCCTGCTGGTGGTCGCGGGCAACGAAACCACCCGCAATGCGATCAGCCACGGCATGCTCGCGCTCACCCGCCATCCCGACCAGCGCCAGGACTGGTGGGATCACTTCGACGAGGTGACGCCCACCGCGGTCGAGGAGATCGTGCGGTGGGCCTCCCCGGTGACCTACATGCGCCGGACCGTCACCCGCGACACCGAATTGCGCGGAGTGAGAATGGCTGCCGGAGACAAGGTCACGTTGTGGTACGGCTCGGCGAACCGGGACGAGTCGAGGTTCTCCGATCCCTGGCTGTTCGACGTGCGCCGGCACCCCAATCCGCATGTCGGTTTCGGGGGCGGCGGGGTGCACTTCTGCCTGGGGGCCAATCTGGCGCGCCGGGAGATCGCGGTGGCGTTCGACGAACTCCGCCGGCAGGTGCCCGACATCGAGGTGACCGAGGAACCGGATCGGCTGCACTCGGCGTTCATCCACGGCATCAAACGGCTGCCCGTGGCCTGGACACCCGGTTAG
- a CDS encoding DUF1918 domain-containing protein, with translation MQAKVGDWLVVKGATTDQPERRGEIIEVRGADGAPPYVVRWQRTDSVATVYPGPDALVVTPAEVEAADARARSR, from the coding sequence GTGCAGGCAAAGGTTGGTGATTGGCTGGTCGTGAAGGGCGCGACTACCGACCAGCCGGAGCGACGCGGAGAGATCATCGAGGTTCGGGGCGCCGACGGCGCACCGCCGTATGTGGTGCGTTGGCAGCGCACCGACAGCGTGGCGACGGTGTATCCCGGCCCCGACGCACTGGTAGTGACACCGGCCGAGGTCGAGGCGGCCGACGCGCGGGCCCGGTCCCGGTGA